Proteins encoded within one genomic window of Oryza glaberrima chromosome 12, OglaRS2, whole genome shotgun sequence:
- the LOC127756477 gene encoding 2-alkenal reductase (NADP(+)-dependent)-like, translating to MAAVVTNRRVILKRYVQTGLPSEDDMEVVTAKTTLAVPAGSEAVMVKNLYVSCDPYMRGRMTRHEVPSYVPDYVPGEVITNCGVMKVVSSGHPDFKAGDLVWGVTGWEEYTLVNNPKPYLHKINYPEFPLSYYTGVLGIAGLTAYGGFFEVSKPKKGDYVFVSAASGAVGQIVGQLAKITGCYVVGSAGSDEKVKLLKTKFGFHDAFNYKKELDLEGALKRCFPEGIDIYFDNVGGAMLDAVLPNMRIGGKITACGMISQYNLERPDGVRNLFYFVSKSLRMEGFLVSNYIAIYHRYEKEMAGYLREGKVVYVEDIVEGLEAAPAALMGLFTGRNVGKQLVAIAWE from the exons ATGGCGGCAGTGGTGACCAACAGGAGGGTGATCCTGAAGAGGTACGTGCAGACAGGGCTCCCATCGGAGGACGACATGGAGGTGGTGACGGCGAAGACGACGCTGGCCGTGCCGGCTGGGTCGGAGGCGGTGATGGTGAAGAACCTGTACGTCTCGTGTGACCCTTACATGCGTGGCCGGATGACCCGTCACGAGGTGCCCAGCTACGTTCCCGACTACGTACCAGGAGAG GTTATCACTAATTGTGGCGTGATGAAGGTGGTATCATCCGGGCATCCGGATTTCAAGGCTGGAGACCTTGTTTGGGGAGTAACCGGATGGGAAGAATACACCCTGGTTAACAATCCCAAGCCTTATTTGCATAAGATCAATTACCCTGAATTTCCTCTATCTTACTACACCGGTGTTCTAG GAATAGCTGGGCTTACTGCCTATGGTGGGTTCTTTGAGGTGTCCAAGCCTAAGAAAGGCGACTATGTTTTCGTCTCCGCGGCTTCCGGTGCCGTAGGTCAGATTGTTGGGCAACTGGCTAAGATCACAGGCTGCTATGTGGTTGGCAGTGCTGGTTCTGATGAGAAG GTCAAGCTGCTCAAAACTAAGTTTGGCTTTCATGACGCGTTCAACTACAAGAAGGAGCTGGACCTGGAGGGAGCCCTTAAAAG GTGCTTCCCGGAGGGCATCGATATCTACTTTGATAATGTGGGTGGTGCAATGTTGGATGCTGTGCTGCCGAACATGCGTATCGGTGGCAAGATAACAGCATGTGGGATGATCTCACAGTATAACCTGGAGCGGCCAGACGGGGTGCGGAACCTCTTCTACTTCGTCAGCAAGAGCCTACGGATGGAGGGGTTCCTGGTGAGCAACTACATTGCAATATATCACCGGTATGAGAAGGAGATGGCAGGATACCTGAGGGAAGGAAAGGTGGTGTATGTGGAGGACATCGTTGAGGGGCTCGAGGCGGCACCGGCAGCTCTCATGGGGCTATTCACTGGCCGCAATGTCGGCAAGCAGCTGGTCGCCATTGCATGGGAGTGA